Proteins encoded in a region of the Thermotoga sp. KOL6 genome:
- the pheA gene encoding prephenate dehydratase, translating into MLRVYVHGEGNLVNALMKIFEDVGWELADSIDEAQIVVAKDLLEGDCFEKPLIDLYPLKKKSTYLYKDRINSFTSIFPVFYGEFAFSEFYILEEGDDDYTKAFLDLMANLGVILKRISWSEYVDIFNKYCSVLLLAKVFKDPLLMGYVSHLVDWKDEIETFLNHAKRSILELQVHNASIESDPLVGEIAHILKVPTNLNEMRQKIRLIDFIILRLIEERMKVAGSIAVEKKRTDSPIDLRDVEEQKIKEILDRSYLNPVRMRRIFEEIMKLAKEEEYRLLGISRTVGVLGPMGSFSDEMALKLIGSRIPIKYCVSTDEIIKMVEAGEMDYGIVPIENSTYGTVIPVLDALLNHNVEVFGEAKLEVHHCLVAKKRMDLKEIKRVYSHPQAISQSLGFLNTYLPHAEIRYTSSTSDAVNLLDDESAAIMSETAAKMYGLFILRKSIQDLREKNITRFYIIRRRTGKMEGKYTSLFFGVQDKPGALKSVLDVFASRGINLRKLESRPARTFLGDYVFFVEVEAPLREKDLKDLEKVTAFYKIIGVFDEIKELNVFE; encoded by the coding sequence ATAGACCTTTATCCTTTGAAAAAGAAGTCTACGTATCTGTACAAAGATCGTATAAACTCTTTTACCAGTATTTTTCCTGTTTTCTATGGAGAATTTGCTTTTTCTGAATTTTATATTCTTGAAGAAGGTGATGATGATTACACGAAGGCTTTCTTAGATTTAATGGCGAATCTAGGTGTGATCTTGAAGAGGATTTCGTGGAGTGAATACGTTGATATTTTTAACAAATATTGTTCTGTGCTTCTTCTTGCAAAAGTGTTTAAAGATCCATTGCTCATGGGGTATGTATCCCATCTTGTGGATTGGAAAGATGAAATCGAAACTTTCTTGAATCACGCAAAAAGGAGCATTTTGGAACTTCAAGTACATAACGCATCGATAGAGTCTGATCCGTTGGTAGGAGAAATCGCTCATATTCTCAAGGTGCCCACAAATTTGAATGAGATGAGGCAAAAAATCAGATTGATAGACTTCATCATTTTACGATTGATAGAAGAAAGGATGAAAGTGGCTGGTAGTATTGCTGTGGAAAAGAAGAGAACGGATTCCCCGATAGATCTCAGAGATGTTGAAGAACAGAAAATAAAAGAGATTCTCGATCGTTCCTATTTGAACCCTGTAAGAATGAGGCGAATATTCGAAGAAATCATGAAGCTTGCGAAAGAAGAAGAATACAGGCTCCTTGGAATATCGAGAACTGTGGGGGTACTGGGACCCATGGGCAGTTTTAGTGATGAGATGGCGTTAAAGCTGATCGGTTCAAGAATACCCATAAAGTACTGTGTTTCGACGGATGAGATTATAAAGATGGTGGAGGCAGGAGAGATGGATTATGGAATCGTTCCGATAGAAAATTCCACATATGGAACTGTCATTCCTGTTCTGGATGCTCTCTTAAATCACAATGTAGAAGTGTTTGGAGAAGCTAAACTCGAAGTACATCATTGTCTTGTTGCGAAAAAAAGGATGGATTTGAAGGAAATAAAGAGGGTGTATTCCCATCCACAGGCTATATCACAATCTCTTGGATTTTTGAACACCTACCTACCCCATGCAGAAATTCGTTACACTTCTTCAACGAGTGATGCTGTAAACCTTTTGGACGATGAATCGGCTGCTATAATGTCTGAAACGGCGGCGAAAATGTACGGTTTGTTCATATTGAGGAAGAGCATCCAGGATTTGAGAGAAAAAAATATAACGAGATTCTACATTATAAGACGAAGAACGGGAAAGATGGAGGGGAAATACACCTCCCTGTTTTTTGGTGTTCAGGACAAGCCTGGAGCTTTGAAATCGGTTTTAGATGTTTTTGCTAGCAGGGGAATCAATTTACGAAAATTGGAATCGAGACCTGCCAGGACTTTTCTAGGTGACTATGTGTTTTTCGTAGAGGTAGAAGCACCATTGAGAGAAAAGGATTTGAAAGATTTAGAAAAGGTAACCGCTTTTTACAAAATCATAGGAGTGTTCGATGAAATAAAAGAGTTGAATGTGTTTGAATGA
- a CDS encoding alkaline phosphatase, with product MRRLFVLFFVILAIALSFSQVKNVIYFIGDGMGLAHAYLTSMIEGRPLSFMKTPYVGLVKTHSANSWVTDSAAAGTALASGFKTNNGMINILPDGTIVPTIFEVAKAYGVKTGIIVTCRVTHATPAAFYAHVKSRGEENEIAKQLIESETIDVVMGGGWANFLPKSLGGKRNDELDLIEIAREKGYAYVTTKSDLMQLPADAEKVLALFAPSHLAPASERSGDQPMLYEMVEKALEILSKDNEPFFLMVEGSQIDWEAHGNDVYGVWKEVLEFDKAVQVALDFALRRGDTLVVVTADHETGGLGLSAGDYMVDVEKIRGFTKTADWIMANYSTADKESFKEAIKEYFGLTLSDEDLERISASKKPSAELGKILSEKVNVGWTTTSHSGVPVPVYAFGPGAENFTGFLDNTEIPRIIMRLTGYTLQYPLVKEPTIK from the coding sequence ATGAGAAGATTGTTCGTCCTATTTTTTGTGATTCTCGCGATCGCCCTTTCCTTCTCACAGGTGAAAAACGTTATCTACTTCATCGGAGATGGTATGGGGTTAGCGCATGCCTATCTCACAAGCATGATCGAGGGTCGTCCACTATCCTTCATGAAAACTCCTTACGTTGGTCTTGTGAAAACACACTCTGCAAACAGCTGGGTAACTGATTCTGCCGCGGCCGGAACAGCTCTTGCTTCAGGATTCAAAACCAACAACGGGATGATAAACATTCTCCCCGATGGAACCATAGTTCCCACAATTTTTGAGGTGGCAAAAGCTTACGGTGTCAAAACAGGGATCATCGTTACCTGTAGAGTAACCCATGCCACACCTGCCGCTTTTTACGCACACGTGAAAAGTCGTGGTGAAGAAAATGAAATAGCAAAACAACTTATCGAAAGCGAAACCATAGACGTGGTCATGGGCGGTGGATGGGCGAATTTCTTGCCGAAAAGCCTCGGTGGAAAGAGAAACGACGAACTCGATTTGATCGAGATAGCAAGGGAAAAAGGATACGCCTACGTGACAACGAAATCTGATCTAATGCAACTACCAGCGGATGCAGAAAAAGTTTTGGCACTTTTCGCACCGAGTCATCTCGCTCCTGCAAGCGAGAGAAGTGGTGACCAACCCATGCTTTACGAAATGGTAGAAAAGGCTCTTGAGATACTCTCAAAAGATAATGAACCCTTCTTCCTCATGGTTGAGGGTTCACAAATAGACTGGGAAGCACATGGCAACGATGTTTACGGTGTTTGGAAAGAAGTTCTCGAGTTCGACAAAGCAGTTCAAGTTGCGCTCGATTTTGCTTTGAGGAGAGGAGATACCCTCGTTGTTGTGACAGCGGATCATGAAACGGGAGGACTTGGTCTCTCTGCAGGAGATTACATGGTGGACGTGGAGAAAATCAGAGGATTCACAAAAACCGCAGATTGGATCATGGCAAACTATTCAACTGCAGATAAAGAAAGTTTCAAAGAAGCTATTAAAGAGTACTTTGGTTTGACCCTTTCCGATGAAGATCTTGAGAGGATCAGTGCTTCTAAAAAACCAAGTGCAGAGCTCGGTAAAATTCTAAGCGAAAAAGTAAACGTCGGATGGACTACCACATCACATTCCGGTGTCCCTGTACCCGTTTATGCTTTTGGCCCTGGAGCGGAAAACTTCACAGGATTTTTGGACAACACGGAAATTCCAAGGATCATCATGAGACTCACAGGCTACACACTCCAATATCCCCTTGTGAAAGAGCCTACTATAAAATGA
- a CDS encoding flavin reductase family protein, protein MDALGKFYTSTVIVTVNVEGKLNGITVAWVTRVSWQPPMVAVSIGKTRYTRELLDKTDSFAICVLGKEAKDIAEYFGTVSGRNVDKFKKFPYTMSEGNLPIPEGTIAYLECEKSGSFEAGDHIVYIGNIRRQKVLKDEKPLIFGEHTLMILK, encoded by the coding sequence ATGGATGCGTTGGGGAAATTCTATACATCAACGGTTATCGTCACTGTCAACGTGGAAGGTAAACTCAATGGAATAACGGTAGCATGGGTTACAAGAGTCTCGTGGCAACCTCCGATGGTGGCAGTTTCAATAGGGAAAACCAGATACACTAGAGAATTGTTGGACAAAACAGATTCCTTCGCCATTTGTGTTCTCGGAAAAGAAGCGAAAGATATTGCAGAATACTTTGGAACAGTGTCAGGGCGGAATGTTGATAAGTTCAAGAAGTTTCCCTACACCATGAGTGAAGGGAACCTTCCAATTCCGGAAGGGACTATCGCATACCTCGAATGCGAGAAATCTGGTAGTTTCGAAGCAGGAGATCACATAGTGTACATTGGAAACATCAGAAGACAAAAGGTCCTGAAAGATGAAAAACCTCTTATTTTCGGAGAACATACGCTAATGATCTTAAAATAA
- a CDS encoding DUF370 domain-containing protein, translating to MSFVSFGRKVFLPRERVMAVMPVSAVVAKKIKDVDFYANKIINATFGKQAKTAVVMDSGHVILIPTRYKIAVRAIWGRRKK from the coding sequence ATGAGTTTTGTCTCTTTTGGAAGAAAAGTATTCCTTCCCAGGGAAAGAGTGATGGCGGTGATGCCTGTCAGTGCTGTTGTGGCGAAAAAGATAAAAGATGTGGATTTCTATGCAAATAAAATAATAAATGCAACGTTTGGTAAACAGGCGAAGACGGCCGTTGTGATGGACAGTGGTCATGTAATTCTCATACCTACGAGATACAAAATAGCAGTTCGTGCCATATGGGGGCGGAGAAAGAAATGA
- the lgt gene encoding prolipoprotein diacylglyceryl transferase — translation MRKILISLVVLFGVVFLSIFLAKVFSGEILVKRYIFRIGNFELRWYSTLILSGFLISYFVARRRASREGINVEEFDELVFYGVIFGIIGARLYYVLFNLRYYRDFWSVLKVWEGGLAIHGAIIGALLTGFLYVLLKKPSFSFLQATDLFTSVLPLGQAIGRWGNFFNYEAFGVPTNLPWKMFVPEPYRPLVYKDYAFFHPTFLYESLWDLAVFFILSAFYRKYREKPGEVTCLYFVLYSLGRIAVERLRVDSLMLGDIKAAQLLSAILILLGFMGFILLRLSKVSKTAF, via the coding sequence ATGAGAAAAATACTTATTTCGCTTGTTGTACTTTTCGGAGTCGTTTTTTTGTCGATTTTCCTAGCGAAAGTTTTCAGTGGTGAGATCTTGGTAAAACGGTACATTTTTAGGATAGGAAATTTCGAACTTCGTTGGTATTCAACTTTGATTCTCTCTGGTTTTCTGATCAGCTATTTCGTCGCTAGAAGAAGGGCTAGCAGAGAAGGTATCAACGTTGAAGAGTTCGATGAACTCGTTTTTTACGGTGTGATCTTCGGAATTATAGGTGCACGGCTTTATTATGTTCTTTTCAATCTAAGGTATTACAGAGATTTTTGGAGTGTTCTGAAAGTCTGGGAAGGCGGGCTCGCTATACACGGTGCAATAATTGGTGCTTTGCTGACAGGATTTCTTTATGTTCTCTTAAAGAAACCGTCTTTTTCTTTTCTCCAGGCAACTGATCTTTTCACATCCGTTCTTCCGTTAGGGCAAGCTATAGGAAGGTGGGGAAATTTCTTCAACTATGAGGCTTTTGGGGTACCGACGAATCTTCCTTGGAAAATGTTCGTTCCGGAACCCTATAGACCTCTTGTATACAAAGATTACGCATTTTTTCATCCAACGTTCCTGTACGAATCTTTGTGGGATCTCGCAGTGTTTTTTATTTTAAGTGCTTTCTACAGAAAATATCGCGAAAAGCCAGGGGAGGTCACTTGTCTCTACTTTGTTCTCTATTCTCTCGGTAGGATCGCTGTGGAAAGATTGAGAGTAGATAGTTTGATGCTGGGAGATATAAAGGCCGCCCAGCTTTTGAGTGCGATATTGATATTGCTCGGTTTCATGGGATTTATACTTCTAAGACTTTCGAAAGTATCAAAAACAGCTTTTTGA
- the rdgB gene encoding RdgB/HAM1 family non-canonical purine NTP pyrophosphatase: MKTLVYIATTNTHKVEEIKEIAPEWIDLLPSPEKIEVVEDGETFLENSVKKAIVYGKKLKQPVIADDSGLVIYSLGNFPGVMSARFMEDYSYKDKMKTILRMLEGKDRRAAFVCSATFFDPLKNILVSVEGRVEGKIAEEIRGNGGFGYDPFFVPDGFDRTFGEIPHLKKKLSHRAQAFKKLFLILSKVLEV, translated from the coding sequence GTGAAAACGCTTGTTTATATTGCTACCACAAACACTCACAAGGTTGAGGAAATAAAAGAAATCGCTCCAGAGTGGATAGATTTACTTCCTTCCCCAGAGAAAATCGAGGTAGTGGAAGACGGAGAAACATTTCTGGAAAATTCTGTGAAAAAAGCTATCGTTTATGGAAAAAAACTCAAGCAACCTGTGATTGCTGATGATTCAGGACTGGTGATATATTCACTAGGAAATTTCCCGGGAGTTATGTCCGCTAGATTCATGGAAGACTATTCATACAAGGATAAAATGAAGACCATCTTAAGGATGTTAGAAGGAAAAGACAGAAGAGCTGCTTTCGTCTGCAGTGCAACTTTCTTCGACCCTTTGAAAAACATTCTCGTTTCTGTAGAAGGTAGGGTAGAAGGAAAGATTGCCGAAGAAATAAGGGGAAATGGAGGATTTGGATACGACCCATTTTTCGTTCCGGATGGTTTCGACAGAACGTTTGGAGAAATTCCTCATCTCAAGAAAAAACTAAGTCATAGGGCACAAGCTTTCAAAAAGCTGTTTTTGATACTTTCGAAAGTCTTAGAAGTATAA
- a CDS encoding bifunctional nuclease family protein, with the protein MKKAWVKALVLDRISNTPVVVLGIEGTNKVLPIWIGACEAHALALALEKMDFPRPLTHDLLLSVLESLEARAEKVIIHSLKDNTFYATLVLRDLTYTDEEDEEAALIEIDSRPSDAIVLAVKTGVPIFISDNLVEKHAIELEIGEDQDEEEEFKKFVENLNIDAFKQMIEKKREEDEEENDD; encoded by the coding sequence TTGAAAAAGGCCTGGGTGAAGGCGTTGGTGTTGGACAGGATCAGCAACACACCAGTAGTTGTCCTTGGTATAGAAGGGACAAACAAAGTGCTTCCCATATGGATAGGTGCTTGTGAAGCGCACGCTCTGGCATTGGCTTTAGAAAAAATGGATTTTCCTCGTCCTTTAACCCACGATCTCTTGCTTAGTGTTTTGGAATCACTCGAGGCACGAGCAGAGAAAGTGATAATTCACTCTTTGAAAGATAACACCTTCTACGCCACCTTGGTTTTGAGAGATCTCACATACACCGATGAAGAAGACGAAGAAGCAGCACTCATTGAAATCGATTCTCGACCTTCCGACGCGATAGTTTTGGCAGTTAAAACGGGAGTACCCATTTTCATCTCTGATAACTTGGTGGAAAAACATGCGATCGAACTGGAGATAGGAGAGGACCAGGATGAAGAGGAAGAATTCAAAAAGTTCGTTGAAAATCTAAACATTGATGCCTTCAAGCAGATGATAGAGAAGAAGAGGGAAGAAGATGAAGAAGAAAATGACGATTGA
- a CDS encoding polyprenyl synthetase family protein, whose translation MKKKMTIESKIKEALHPHWNLLTEEAMLYSATAGGKRIRPLLLLTVGEDIGVDEKELLDVAVAVELFHTASLIHDDLPPIDNANFRRGKPTCHRVYGEGIALLAGDGLFFLAFSRIAKVGIPKLFEEFSEMAYKLLLGEAMDVEFERGEREISTEIVEKMYSFKTGALFAFCFSAPFILKKHEYSLMKEMGEKFGVAFQIYDDLKDVLGSFEKLGKDVGKDVKKVTLVKKMGIQKARSLADKYYDEVLEFVKSEGLHKTLRLLKDLKKVVEER comes from the coding sequence ATGAAGAAGAAAATGACGATTGAATCTAAAATAAAAGAAGCTTTGCACCCTCATTGGAACCTACTCACAGAAGAAGCGATGCTTTATTCAGCAACTGCTGGTGGAAAGAGAATTCGTCCTCTCCTCCTCCTAACCGTTGGTGAAGATATTGGTGTGGATGAAAAAGAACTACTGGATGTGGCAGTAGCTGTGGAACTCTTTCATACAGCTTCTCTCATACACGATGATCTCCCACCGATAGATAACGCGAATTTTCGCAGAGGAAAGCCTACTTGTCACAGGGTGTACGGTGAAGGTATAGCACTACTTGCGGGCGACGGGCTTTTCTTCTTGGCCTTTTCTCGAATAGCAAAAGTTGGTATACCAAAGCTTTTTGAAGAGTTCTCGGAGATGGCTTACAAGCTTCTCCTTGGAGAAGCTATGGATGTTGAATTCGAAAGAGGTGAAAGAGAAATCTCTACAGAGATTGTGGAGAAAATGTACTCTTTTAAAACAGGGGCTTTGTTCGCCTTTTGTTTTTCGGCTCCGTTCATTTTGAAGAAACACGAGTATTCTCTTATGAAAGAGATGGGCGAGAAATTCGGAGTAGCTTTTCAAATATACGACGACTTGAAGGATGTGTTGGGTTCCTTCGAAAAATTGGGAAAAGATGTTGGAAAGGATGTGAAAAAGGTTACGCTCGTCAAAAAGATGGGAATTCAGAAGGCTCGATCGCTTGCCGATAAATATTACGACGAGGTTCTGGAATTTGTGAAATCAGAAGGATTACATAAGACGCTCAGGCTTCTGAAAGATCTAAAGAAAGTGGTGGAGGAGAGATGA
- a CDS encoding tetratricopeptide repeat protein, with product MEKNRNLVTLILLLFSLIVLASDLYTNALGAYISGDYKRALELFEEALQEDPTIEERDPFVKLKMGICAYAIGDYEKARAYLSSFPDNVIAQEILKKLNVTEEEWEKYVKAKAPIEKQESEKTSIKPSIWMLVVVSGGTFVVVYFLQRLIVTRLLKKPKVEEVIEERHEEIEEEPEAVLKEPPLSKGEEKLEEKLDVLEELLGGIEEKRGKATEGEDVDVDEVLKKAKAILESSEEVPDDKTAEEINLDVDEVLKELESKEQYDEEDAKKLVLVLKKKLEEE from the coding sequence GTGGAGAAGAACAGGAATTTAGTGACCTTAATATTGTTATTATTTTCTCTCATAGTATTGGCCAGCGATCTTTACACAAACGCTTTGGGAGCTTATATCAGCGGGGATTATAAAAGAGCTCTTGAGCTTTTCGAGGAAGCCCTTCAGGAAGACCCCACTATTGAAGAGAGAGATCCATTTGTAAAACTAAAAATGGGAATATGCGCTTATGCGATAGGTGATTACGAGAAAGCAAGAGCGTATTTGTCGAGTTTCCCAGATAACGTAATAGCCCAAGAGATTCTCAAAAAACTAAACGTGACTGAAGAGGAGTGGGAAAAGTATGTAAAAGCCAAAGCTCCTATCGAGAAACAGGAAAGTGAGAAAACCTCCATAAAACCTTCAATATGGATGCTCGTCGTAGTTTCAGGGGGAACTTTTGTTGTGGTTTACTTCTTGCAACGGTTGATTGTTACTCGTTTGTTGAAAAAACCTAAAGTTGAAGAAGTCATTGAAGAAAGGCATGAGGAGATCGAGGAAGAACCAGAGGCAGTTTTGAAAGAGCCTCCCCTTTCAAAAGGTGAAGAAAAGCTAGAGGAAAAATTGGACGTTCTCGAAGAACTTCTCGGAGGGATTGAAGAGAAAAGAGGGAAGGCAACCGAGGGAGAAGATGTAGACGTAGATGAAGTTCTGAAGAAAGCTAAAGCGATTCTTGAAAGTTCAGAAGAAGTGCCAGATGATAAAACAGCCGAGGAGATCAATTTGGATGTAGACGAGGTTCTCAAGGAACTTGAATCGAAGGAACAATACGATGAGGAAGATGCTAAAAAATTAGTCCTTGTTCTGAAGAAAAAACTCGAGGAGGAATAG
- a CDS encoding DUF368 domain-containing protein: MWYLLSGILMGIANVVPGVSGGTIAVLMGIYDKLIEAVDSLVSRDFKSLRILLPVGFGILGGIFGFASFLEYSLSNYPVPTRFFFVGLVVVSFIKAKGFFRFNRKNLILVLIGIVCVLLLNLMNKGESKENLLFLLLGGFVAAIAMVIPGISGSLILLILGVYDSVLSMVSHLIVGKLLIFSLGAALGLIVSIKVMKFFLKNFKEETYSFIGGMIVASLYEVLPKNMVSGDIPFSILSFILSLILGIGLLKVEKKLSAT, encoded by the coding sequence GTGTGGTACCTCCTTTCCGGGATCCTCATGGGGATAGCAAACGTCGTTCCTGGTGTGAGTGGGGGAACGATAGCAGTTTTGATGGGAATATACGATAAGCTTATAGAGGCGGTTGATTCTCTTGTCTCCAGAGATTTCAAATCTTTGAGAATACTTCTTCCCGTTGGATTTGGCATTCTTGGAGGGATCTTTGGTTTCGCCAGTTTTCTCGAATATTCTTTAAGTAATTACCCTGTTCCCACACGCTTTTTCTTTGTTGGGCTTGTCGTTGTAAGTTTCATAAAAGCAAAGGGGTTCTTCCGTTTTAATAGGAAGAATTTGATACTCGTTCTCATCGGGATTGTGTGTGTTCTGCTACTTAATTTGATGAACAAGGGGGAGAGCAAAGAAAATCTCCTTTTCCTGTTGTTGGGTGGGTTTGTAGCAGCGATAGCTATGGTGATACCCGGTATAAGTGGATCCTTGATCCTACTGATACTGGGTGTTTATGATTCTGTTCTTTCAATGGTTTCTCATCTTATTGTGGGAAAATTACTGATTTTTTCTTTGGGGGCAGCTTTGGGGTTGATAGTTTCTATAAAAGTCATGAAATTCTTTCTGAAAAATTTCAAGGAAGAAACGTACAGTTTCATAGGAGGGATGATTGTAGCATCTCTTTACGAGGTGTTGCCAAAAAACATGGTTTCGGGAGATATTCCTTTCTCAATCCTGAGTTTTATCCTATCTCTAATTTTGGGGATTGGTCTTTTGAAAGTGGAAAAAAAGCTATCTGCGACTTAA
- the ruvA gene encoding Holliday junction branch migration protein RuvA, which yields MIAGIVGKVVQKSGNTIHLSTNSGIVFEIVCDMQTSEELEEGKDCYLHTFMIISQEGVTLYGFSDEKKKNLFLSLIKVSRLGPKTALKLLSSEDVDNLITMIASQDIEGLSKLPGISKKTAERIVMELKGEFENVDIKDMKVYHESLEALVSLGYPERLAREVVKEVLKEGMTTSEVIKKALKILSRR from the coding sequence ATGATTGCAGGCATCGTGGGGAAGGTGGTACAAAAGAGTGGGAACACGATACATCTGTCAACAAACTCGGGAATTGTATTTGAGATCGTATGCGATATGCAAACAAGCGAAGAGTTGGAAGAGGGAAAAGACTGTTATCTCCATACGTTCATGATAATCTCTCAAGAGGGAGTAACACTGTATGGTTTTTCGGATGAAAAAAAGAAAAATCTCTTTCTTTCACTCATAAAGGTCTCAAGGCTCGGTCCAAAGACAGCTTTGAAGTTACTTTCGAGTGAAGATGTAGACAATCTGATCACAATGATTGCTTCCCAGGATATCGAAGGTCTTTCGAAATTACCTGGAATCAGCAAAAAAACTGCCGAACGCATCGTCATGGAATTGAAAGGAGAGTTTGAGAACGTAGATATCAAAGATATGAAAGTTTATCATGAATCCTTAGAAGCGTTGGTGTCGCTTGGATATCCAGAAAGGTTGGCAAGGGAAGTTGTGAAAGAGGTTCTCAAAGAAGGAATGACTACTTCCGAAGTGATAAAAAAAGCCTTGAAAATCTTAAGTCGCAGATAG
- a CDS encoding folylpolyglutamate synthase/dihydrofolate synthase family protein — MEYLDVLRYLYHKKPMGRIKPGLERIRLLLSRLGNPHLNYETIHVAGTNGKGSVTNMISHVLTAQGYRVGAYYSPHLSTFRERIRLNEGYISEKDVVEIFQEIEPVLNELDRDEIFSPSFFETVTAMAFLYFAKKSVDFAVLEVGLGGRLDATNVVKPLCSVIVTVDKDHEKVLGKTMEQIAWEKSGIIKEYIPTVTGENKEEALKVIEDIARNKRSKLYVLNKDFSVKVKQLKIFENKFDYFGDKEMKDLILKMNGYHQIKNAAVALKALEASGISVSERAVREGLKKAKNIGRFEVLEKDGKTFVLDGAHNPHGAKSLVESLKMYFKGRPLDLIVGILDDKDREGILKNYTGIFRKVILTRVPSSRMKDFDGLVEIAKKIFNNPEIIEDPFEALEETNEDSVTVVTGSLFLVGYVREYLVEGKISEEWNV; from the coding sequence ATGGAATACTTGGATGTGTTGAGATACTTGTATCATAAAAAGCCAATGGGTAGGATAAAGCCTGGCCTCGAAAGGATTCGCCTTCTTCTCTCGCGCCTTGGAAATCCCCACTTGAATTATGAAACCATACACGTCGCCGGGACAAATGGAAAAGGATCAGTCACCAACATGATCAGCCATGTACTAACGGCTCAAGGTTATAGGGTGGGTGCATATTACTCTCCACATCTCAGCACCTTTAGAGAAAGAATAAGATTGAATGAAGGCTACATCTCCGAAAAGGACGTTGTAGAGATTTTTCAAGAGATAGAACCTGTGTTGAATGAACTGGACAGGGATGAAATATTCTCCCCCAGTTTTTTCGAAACCGTAACAGCGATGGCCTTTCTCTATTTTGCAAAAAAGAGTGTGGATTTTGCCGTTCTAGAAGTTGGGCTTGGAGGTCGTTTGGATGCCACAAATGTGGTAAAACCATTGTGTTCTGTTATTGTCACAGTAGATAAGGATCATGAAAAAGTTTTAGGAAAAACTATGGAGCAAATTGCGTGGGAAAAATCTGGGATAATAAAGGAATATATTCCCACTGTCACCGGGGAAAATAAAGAAGAAGCTCTAAAAGTGATAGAAGATATCGCAAGAAATAAAAGGTCGAAATTGTACGTTTTGAACAAAGATTTCTCTGTGAAAGTAAAACAGTTGAAAATCTTTGAAAACAAGTTCGATTATTTTGGCGATAAAGAAATGAAGGATCTGATTCTGAAAATGAACGGATATCATCAGATAAAAAATGCAGCAGTTGCTTTGAAGGCACTGGAAGCGAGTGGAATATCAGTGAGCGAAAGAGCCGTTCGTGAGGGTTTGAAAAAGGCAAAAAATATAGGGAGATTTGAAGTCTTAGAGAAAGATGGTAAGACATTCGTCCTCGATGGAGCTCACAATCCACACGGCGCGAAAAGTCTTGTAGAAAGTTTGAAGATGTATTTCAAAGGAAGGCCTTTGGATTTGATAGTTGGTATCCTCGATGACAAGGATAGAGAAGGTATTTTGAAAAATTACACTGGGATTTTCAGAAAAGTTATCCTCACCCGCGTTCCTTCATCCAGAATGAAGGATTTTGACGGTCTGGTGGAAATTGCAAAAAAAATTTTTAACAACCCAGAAATAATCGAAGATCCTTTTGAAGCTTTGGAAGAAACGAATGAGGACTCTGTAACCGTTGTAACTGGCTCTCTTTTTCTTGTTGGATACGTCAGAGAATATCTTGTAGAAGGAAAGATCAGCGAGGAGTGGAATGTATGA